From Bacteroidota bacterium, the proteins below share one genomic window:
- a CDS encoding PD40 domain-containing protein yields the protein MNQNTAFVHLSMHLLRMWRVLMLLGFFCLAGLPLHGQEEQLKKEAAALFDKGDFAAAMPKYSQLLANYPKDPNYNYRFGVCMLYGNADKARSLQYLEFASKSPDAETDVWFYLGRAYHLNYRFDDAIRAYTKYRDLAGERKAEKLQVNNQIAMCRTGKKLLRAITDIEVLEKKELSRADFFRSYDLSGYSGQLLVKPDEFKTALDKKNKETSIIFLSGEKNELYYSSYGDNEENGKDIYVVRKLPNGSWSKAQNVGYPINTEYDEDYPFLHPNGKVLYFSSKGHSSMGGYDIFRSELNEETNTWLKPVNLDFAINTPDDDILYITDFEEKTAYFASSRNSPDGQMTVYHVSIERKPVEYCLIKGNFLAMQDQPSRSARIIVKNLETDEMVGIFKSNEQTGDYLLNLPNGGKFQFTVEKSGMETQNELVLVPPQYQIKPVRQEMGYKEMGGKMELYVITYFDDDTAGLSPDFLRDKAKLDVNAGQGREAVDLSAANTGGKDPAGNENTTNSTAENTTQTNTTAGGNTSGEPKAVTNAELVNIAYEDAATAKTEATEKKQQADRALAYAAELNALTREKQKEADEAKAAGNTAEAGRLQAEANALAIQTVAAATQAEAIGRDAGVKQREAELAQQYAKQLDAAVKSKKPGEIEKLEKEQQQLELLSETRSEADATLSNLQSNADNKRAEAEKATQQVNELKEEIALQKTQADKLRTDAKNERDKDIRKGLEEQALGIDEDLELLNADLAKAQTKATQLTSESNLAAQQLAGASQTSTQSQNENFTAAVPDAAAREELMTDVRGYERKVSEAGNTLAVKNANNPQQTTSPGENQTTAQNQINNTPNGNNAESTGENSTTSAGENTTASTGENTNATTGENTAENSTASTSESTRVASAEAEAQYTDALKAAGELPDAQAAAARKLELDTKRSEELKAAIAETREAAKTAPDKTTKAALQTEADELEKKLKTVQQNTAQHEKELNTARAVQAVVQTAASPIDNSFNGQLQNVTGETPSEKAGNEAQVYNNWADALDKEADKVEKQAASQRKPEQKEQNLAAAAALRKQAEDKRALAEKAAAAEQVAAVAATSGNTETGQTATAAAGEVQLNNTAAQQQMQARTATLAAADALRSKRDSLNTAAANAPAGTERDRLQREATAVQRDLWARETEAAQQLGQANNAQFNDNALRIEALKNAAAGNSSTDVETAGMLADEAAQLQQKAAAERKAAAAAANDPYTRNENLDAAAAHEQQAILKQQQALQRYQAAGITPAVASTASQTNNTAAQNNTAAQNNTPENTTTQASTAGANETVAALAAPFNTQLADAANMQDPAARARREAEIYDQWAEQLDNSIAERQEKLNAASDAATRNALQKEINALQAELDTRQAQAAASTTRAQELEAKAATVSGTTSTANENTGTTGNTTTAQTIGNTTEVTGGNETIGTQNSAVADSPEAQIGAPYAAQLSQAAAITDPAARARREAEIYDNWAGTLDSALTARQEELKKAPANKRKALSDDIAVLQGELDKRQTQAADAVTRAQQLEAQNPQTTVENTATNAATATTTTLPENNTVAQNTTTSTTTPANTGDDGDPKIVGVVINPATGEPFKEDELEVVRNSEAYRNYTELAAEADEATVETASQRRQAAKYEASGNAHVEEAQRFVDLASNENDAVKRQQYFDQASRENQLAKEDFAKRDSVNELADNTDASARAKRNEAELFLQEVDKTSYEQIKAVTKAEKVGSPELPSLTASAGTNTASTPENSNTAQNTSATTGTPENTTGSNTTSANTTAASTTSANSSAGNTGSSNTAASTATPVNNTAPASAEFRISAGIRNNPAAIPINPPLPEGLVFKVQVGAFRNPIPAGTFNGFSPLTGETTPQGLTRYMAGQFNQFNTANGAKQQIRNLGYRDAFVVAFYNGKRITLAEALRLSGESVSAEVLADAAGSRGTAGGNTGSTAANTTANTTVNTATSPAANNNASAANAAPARDVAAVSGLFYTVQVGVFSQPVPAARLYNLSGLNAERMPNGNIRYSAGVYNNIGNAVAAKNNAVSTGISDAFVTAYYNGRRISLAEARSLEAQGTVPVNGSNTAPAQNTTPQTTTPQTTAPASTAAASVPFSTQVSSSTPVNDSGIVFTVQLGAFREQVPVSVANSFLQFAGRGVRHYVNPENGFTVFMTSPVTTYEAAAAIREECVQKGISDAFVVAWKNGKRISVTQARNGG from the coding sequence ATGAACCAGAACACGGCTTTTGTACATCTGTCTATGCACCTTTTGCGAATGTGGCGTGTACTCATGCTGCTTGGTTTTTTTTGCCTGGCAGGTTTGCCCTTGCATGGACAGGAAGAGCAGTTGAAAAAAGAGGCCGCAGCACTGTTTGATAAGGGCGACTTTGCGGCGGCCATGCCCAAGTATTCGCAACTGCTGGCTAACTATCCCAAAGATCCTAACTACAACTACCGTTTCGGGGTGTGCATGCTGTATGGTAATGCCGACAAAGCCCGTTCACTGCAATACCTCGAATTTGCCTCGAAAAGCCCGGATGCTGAAACCGATGTATGGTTTTATCTCGGCCGTGCCTATCACCTCAATTACCGGTTTGATGATGCCATACGCGCTTACACAAAATACCGCGATCTGGCTGGTGAACGAAAGGCCGAAAAGCTGCAGGTAAATAACCAGATTGCCATGTGCCGCACGGGTAAAAAACTGCTGCGTGCCATTACGGATATTGAAGTGCTGGAAAAGAAAGAACTTTCCCGCGCCGACTTTTTCCGGTCGTACGATTTAAGCGGCTACAGCGGACAACTGCTTGTAAAGCCCGACGAGTTTAAAACGGCCCTCGACAAAAAGAACAAGGAAACCTCCATCATTTTCCTTTCGGGCGAAAAAAATGAGCTTTACTATTCATCCTACGGTGATAACGAAGAGAACGGAAAAGATATTTATGTGGTGCGTAAACTACCCAACGGAAGCTGGAGTAAAGCACAAAACGTAGGTTATCCGATTAATACCGAGTACGATGAAGATTATCCGTTTCTGCATCCCAACGGAAAAGTGCTTTACTTTTCTTCAAAAGGGCACAGCAGCATGGGCGGATATGATATTTTCCGTTCGGAACTGAACGAGGAAACCAACACCTGGCTAAAGCCTGTGAACCTTGATTTTGCCATCAATACGCCCGACGACGATATTCTTTACATTACCGATTTTGAAGAAAAGACCGCCTACTTTGCTTCCTCGAGAAACAGTCCTGACGGACAAATGACCGTTTATCACGTAAGCATTGAACGAAAGCCGGTGGAGTATTGCCTGATTAAGGGCAATTTTCTGGCTATGCAGGATCAGCCAAGCCGTTCGGCCCGCATTATCGTGAAAAATCTGGAAACAGATGAGATGGTGGGGATTTTTAAAAGCAATGAGCAAACCGGCGATTACCTGCTTAATTTGCCTAACGGCGGCAAGTTTCAGTTTACGGTGGAAAAGAGCGGCATGGAAACGCAGAACGAGCTTGTGCTGGTGCCGCCACAGTATCAGATTAAGCCGGTAAGGCAGGAAATGGGATATAAGGAAATGGGAGGGAAGATGGAGCTGTATGTGATTACCTATTTTGATGATGATACGGCCGGACTTTCACCCGATTTCCTGCGTGATAAAGCCAAGCTGGATGTAAATGCCGGGCAGGGCCGCGAAGCGGTTGACCTGAGCGCGGCCAATACCGGCGGCAAGGATCCGGCAGGCAATGAAAACACGACAAACAGCACGGCCGAAAATACCACACAAACCAACACCACGGCTGGCGGCAATACCAGCGGCGAACCCAAGGCCGTAACCAATGCCGAGCTGGTTAATATTGCCTACGAAGATGCCGCCACGGCTAAAACTGAAGCTACCGAGAAAAAACAACAGGCCGACCGTGCACTTGCCTATGCGGCAGAGCTTAACGCGCTCACACGCGAAAAACAGAAGGAAGCCGACGAGGCAAAAGCAGCCGGTAACACCGCCGAAGCCGGCCGCCTGCAAGCCGAAGCCAATGCGCTGGCCATACAAACGGTGGCCGCGGCTACTCAGGCCGAAGCCATTGGCCGCGATGCCGGCGTAAAACAGCGTGAGGCCGAACTTGCTCAGCAGTATGCCAAACAGCTGGATGCCGCCGTGAAATCGAAAAAGCCCGGCGAAATTGAAAAGCTGGAAAAAGAACAGCAGCAGCTTGAACTGCTCTCCGAAACCCGCTCCGAAGCCGACGCCACGCTGAGCAACCTGCAAAGCAACGCCGATAACAAACGCGCAGAAGCCGAAAAAGCCACCCAGCAGGTAAACGAGCTGAAAGAAGAAATTGCCCTGCAAAAAACACAGGCCGATAAACTACGCACCGACGCCAAAAACGAGCGCGACAAAGACATCCGAAAAGGACTTGAAGAACAGGCGCTGGGCATTGATGAAGACCTTGAACTGCTCAATGCTGATTTGGCTAAAGCCCAGACAAAAGCCACACAACTCACCAGCGAAAGTAACCTTGCGGCACAACAACTTGCCGGCGCCAGCCAAACCAGCACACAGTCGCAAAACGAAAACTTTACTGCTGCAGTGCCCGATGCAGCTGCACGCGAAGAGCTTATGACGGATGTGCGCGGCTACGAGCGCAAAGTGTCGGAAGCAGGAAACACACTGGCAGTAAAAAACGCGAACAATCCGCAGCAGACTACATCCCCCGGTGAAAACCAAACCACCGCACAAAATCAGATCAACAATACCCCGAACGGCAACAATGCTGAATCAACCGGTGAAAATTCGACCACATCAGCCGGTGAAAATACAACTGCATCAACCGGAGAGAATACGAATGCGACAACCGGTGAAAACACGGCTGAAAATTCTACCGCTTCCACAAGCGAAAGTACCCGTGTTGCATCGGCCGAAGCTGAAGCACAATACACAGATGCGCTCAAAGCTGCCGGTGAACTTCCCGATGCGCAGGCCGCAGCTGCGCGTAAACTTGAACTGGACACCAAACGAAGTGAAGAGCTGAAGGCCGCAATTGCCGAAACACGCGAAGCAGCGAAAACGGCTCCTGACAAAACCACCAAAGCTGCTTTGCAAACTGAGGCCGACGAGCTGGAAAAGAAATTGAAAACCGTGCAGCAAAATACAGCTCAGCACGAGAAAGAACTGAACACGGCCCGTGCGGTGCAGGCGGTGGTTCAAACGGCTGCCTCGCCTATAGATAATTCGTTTAACGGGCAGCTTCAAAACGTAACCGGTGAAACACCTTCGGAAAAGGCCGGTAATGAAGCGCAGGTGTACAACAACTGGGCTGATGCACTGGATAAGGAAGCCGATAAGGTTGAAAAACAGGCAGCCTCACAACGCAAGCCCGAGCAAAAGGAACAAAATCTGGCCGCTGCTGCTGCTTTGCGCAAACAGGCCGAAGACAAACGTGCTCTGGCTGAAAAAGCGGCTGCAGCGGAACAGGTGGCTGCGGTTGCCGCAACTTCGGGAAATACTGAAACCGGACAAACAGCCACGGCCGCTGCGGGTGAAGTACAGCTTAACAACACTGCCGCACAGCAGCAAATGCAGGCGCGCACGGCCACACTGGCCGCTGCCGATGCACTGCGCAGCAAACGCGACTCGCTGAACACGGCTGCGGCAAATGCTCCGGCTGGCACCGAGCGCGACAGGCTGCAGCGTGAAGCAACGGCCGTGCAGCGCGATCTCTGGGCCCGTGAAACGGAAGCTGCACAGCAACTCGGACAAGCCAACAACGCACAGTTTAACGACAATGCGTTGCGTATTGAGGCATTGAAAAATGCAGCTGCCGGAAACAGCAGTACCGATGTAGAAACAGCCGGTATGCTTGCCGATGAAGCCGCTCAGCTACAGCAAAAGGCTGCCGCCGAACGTAAGGCCGCCGCTGCTGCCGCCAATGATCCGTACACCCGAAACGAAAATCTGGATGCCGCCGCCGCACATGAGCAGCAGGCTATACTGAAACAACAGCAGGCACTGCAACGCTATCAGGCGGCCGGAATTACCCCTGCTGTGGCATCAACGGCTTCGCAAACAAACAACACAGCAGCGCAAAACAACACAGCAGCGCAAAACAACACGCCCGAAAACACAACCACACAGGCATCCACAGCCGGAGCCAACGAAACAGTGGCTGCACTTGCTGCTCCTTTCAACACACAGCTTGCTGATGCTGCCAACATGCAGGATCCTGCCGCACGCGCACGCCGCGAAGCCGAAATTTACGATCAGTGGGCTGAGCAGCTCGATAATTCAATTGCAGAGCGTCAGGAAAAACTAAATGCGGCCAGTGATGCCGCTACACGCAATGCACTGCAAAAAGAAATAAATGCGCTTCAGGCCGAGTTAGACACCCGGCAGGCGCAGGCCGCTGCCAGCACCACACGCGCGCAGGAACTCGAAGCAAAAGCCGCTACGGTATCCGGCACAACCAGTACCGCCAACGAAAACACCGGCACAACAGGCAATACAACCACCGCACAAACCATCGGAAATACAACTGAAGTAACCGGCGGCAACGAAACAATAGGTACACAAAACAGTGCGGTTGCCGATTCGCCGGAAGCACAAATCGGTGCGCCGTATGCTGCGCAACTTTCACAGGCTGCCGCAATTACCGATCCCGCTGCACGCGCACGCCGCGAAGCTGAAATTTACGACAACTGGGCCGGAACACTCGACAGTGCGCTTACAGCCAGACAGGAAGAATTGAAAAAAGCGCCGGCCAACAAGCGCAAGGCATTGAGTGATGATATTGCTGTGTTGCAGGGTGAACTCGACAAGCGCCAGACTCAGGCGGCTGATGCAGTAACACGTGCGCAGCAGCTGGAGGCGCAAAACCCGCAAACCACGGTTGAAAACACCGCCACCAATGCGGCCACTGCCACCACAACTACATTACCCGAAAACAACACTGTGGCGCAAAATACCACTACTTCAACCACCACGCCTGCAAACACGGGCGATGATGGTGATCCGAAAATTGTGGGTGTGGTAATTAATCCGGCCACCGGTGAGCCATTTAAAGAAGATGAGCTGGAAGTGGTACGCAACAGCGAAGCCTACCGCAACTATACCGAACTGGCTGCCGAAGCCGATGAAGCAACCGTAGAAACCGCATCGCAGCGCCGGCAGGCAGCTAAATACGAAGCTTCGGGCAATGCACACGTGGAAGAAGCACAGCGTTTTGTTGACCTTGCATCGAATGAAAACGATGCGGTAAAACGTCAGCAGTATTTCGATCAGGCGTCGCGTGAAAATCAGCTTGCCAAAGAAGATTTTGCCAAACGCGATTCTGTAAACGAACTGGCGGATAACACCGATGCATCGGCACGCGCCAAACGAAACGAAGCCGAATTGTTTTTGCAGGAGGTGGACAAAACCAGCTACGAACAAATTAAAGCCGTAACCAAAGCCGAAAAAGTGGGAAGTCCCGAATTGCCTTCACTCACGGCTTCTGCCGGTACCAACACGGCCAGCACGCCTGAAAACAGCAATACGGCTCAGAACACATCCGCTACAACCGGCACTCCGGAAAATACAACGGGCAGCAACACAACTTCCGCAAATACTACAGCCGCTTCTACCACTTCTGCAAATTCTTCGGCCGGTAACACCGGTTCCTCCAACACTGCGGCATCAACTGCAACGCCGGTAAACAACACGGCTCCGGCCTCCGCCGAATTCCGTATCAGTGCGGGCATACGCAATAACCCGGCAGCCATTCCCATCAATCCACCCTTGCCCGAAGGACTTGTGTTTAAAGTGCAGGTTGGCGCCTTCCGCAATCCGATTCCGGCAGGTACATTCAACGGCTTTAGTCCGCTTACCGGCGAAACCACTCCGCAGGGGCTTACCCGTTACATGGCCGGACAGTTTAACCAGTTTAATACAGCCAACGGCGCCAAGCAGCAAATCCGTAACCTCGGGTACCGTGATGCATTTGTGGTAGCATTTTACAATGGAAAACGTATTACGCTGGCCGAGGCGTTGCGACTAAGCGGCGAATCGGTATCGGCTGAAGTGCTGGCAGATGCCGCCGGTTCGCGCGGAACGGCTGGCGGAAATACCGGAAGCACCGCCGCAAACACCACCGCAAACACCACGGTAAACACCGCAACTTCGCCTGCTGCAAACAATAACGCATCCGCCGCCAATGCAGCTCCTGCCCGTGATGTAGCGGCTGTGAGCGGTTTGTTTTACACCGTGCAGGTAGGCGTGTTTTCGCAACCCGTACCGGCTGCCCGTCTTTACAACCTGAGCGGACTGAATGCCGAACGTATGCCGAACGGGAACATCCGTTACTCCGCAGGTGTGTACAACAACATTGGCAATGCAGTGGCCGCCAAAAACAATGCAGTTAGTACGGGCATCAGTGATGCATTTGTGACCGCCTACTACAACGGCCGCCGTATTTCGCTGGCCGAAGCACGCAGCCTTGAAGCGCAGGGCACCGTGCCTGTAAACGGCAGCAATACTGCACCTGCGCAAAATACAACTCCCCAAACCACCACACCGCAAACTACGGCACCGGCTTCCACCGCAGCGGCTTCTGTACCGTTCAGCACACAGGTGAGCAGCAGCACGCCGGTGAACGACAGCGGCATTGTGTTTACCGTGCAGCTTGGCGCGTTCCGCGAACAGGTGCCGGTAAGTGTAGCCAACAGCTTCCTCCAGTTTGCCGGTCGCGGCGTGCGCCATTATGTGAATCCCGAAAACGGTTTTACCGTGTTTATGACATCGCCTGTTACTACGTATGAAGCGGCTGCTGCCATTCGCGAAGAATGTGTGCAGAAAGGCATCAGCGACGCATTTGTAGTGGCGTGGAAAAACGGTAAACGCATTTCGGTGACACAGGCCCGCAATGGCGGTTGA
- the plsY gene encoding glycerol-3-phosphate 1-O-acyltransferase PlsY, which produces MTTTSILALAAAYLLGSIPTAVWIGKAFYGIDVREFGSGNAGATNTFRVLGKKAGIPVLIIDMLKGWLAVSLAWLVSSAPPDTQPFVNLEIVLGVASVLGHIFPVFAGFRGGKGIATMFGVVLAVHPWACLMASGVFLLVFLAFNYVSLGSISAGISFPLFIITVFGGQVVPSMVIFSVLVAILILITHQKNIERLLRRQESKIRLIKSQNQQKPAVQKINR; this is translated from the coding sequence ATGACAACAACCTCAATTCTGGCGCTTGCTGCCGCTTATCTGCTGGGTTCAATTCCCACTGCGGTATGGATTGGTAAAGCGTTTTACGGTATTGATGTACGCGAGTTTGGCAGCGGTAATGCCGGAGCCACCAACACGTTTCGCGTACTGGGCAAAAAAGCCGGTATTCCGGTGTTGATTATCGACATGCTCAAGGGCTGGCTGGCTGTTTCGCTTGCTTGGCTGGTTTCATCGGCACCACCTGACACACAGCCTTTTGTGAATTTGGAAATTGTGCTGGGTGTGGCTTCGGTGCTGGGGCATATTTTCCCGGTGTTTGCCGGTTTTCGTGGCGGAAAAGGCATTGCCACCATGTTTGGCGTGGTGCTGGCCGTGCACCCGTGGGCTTGTTTAATGGCTTCGGGCGTGTTTCTGCTTGTGTTTCTGGCGTTCAACTATGTATCGCTTGGTTCCATTTCGGCGGGTATTTCCTTTCCGCTTTTCATCATTACCGTGTTTGGCGGACAGGTAGTTCCTTCGATGGTTATTTTTTCGGTGCTCGTGGCTATACTTATTCTCATTACACACCAGAAAAATATTGAGCGCCTGCTTCGTCGTCAGGAGTCGAAAATCCGTCTTATTAAAAGTCAGAATCAGCAGAAGCCTGCCGTACAGAAAATAAACAGATAA